TTTTAAATTTAATAACTATTTTAGGATTTTTCCAGCTTTCATTTGCCCAAAATCCCATCATTCAGACCAAATTCACGGCAGATCCAGCGCCGATGGTATATAAAGACACAGTTTTCCTTTATACAAGCCACGATGAGGACGATGCTTTCGGATTTAAAATGAAAGACTGGCTGCTGTACACGTCTACAGATATGGTCAACTGGACCGATCACGGAATTGTAGCCTCCCTGAAAGATTTCAAATGGACCGATCCCGAAAACGGAGCGTGGGCGCCACAAGTCATCGAAAGGAACGGAAAATTTTACATGTATTGCCCAATGCCGGGACAAAGAGGAATCGGCGTTTTGGTGGCCGACAGTCCTTATGGCCCTTTCAAAGACCCTATCGGAAAGCCTTTGGTGAAAAATTCCAGCGATGATATTGACCCGACCGTTTTTATTGATGATGACGGACAAGCCTATCTCTACTGGGGAAATCCGAATCTTTGGTATGTCAAGCTGAATGAAGATATGATTTCTGTCAATGGTTCTATCATAAAAGACCCTTCGATTGCTAAAGTGAAAGGTTCGCCGGACCCGTTCCATTATCAGGAAGGACCTTGGGTTTGGAAAAGAAATAATCATTATTATCTGGCCTATGCATCAACCTGCTGTCCGGAAGGAATCGGCTACGCAATGGGAAAATCTGCAACCGGACCTTGGGAATATAAAGGAATGATTATGGACAGCGACAAACGTTCCAACGGAAATCATCCCGGAGTTATTGATTATAAAGGAAAAACCTATGTTTTCGGATTCAATTATAATATCGGAAAACAGACGATGAGCAAACATTACGAACGCCGTTCTGTCTGCGTTAGCGAAATGAAATACAATGCCGACGGAACCATCCAAAAGTTACCTTTTTGGAATCCCGAAGGCGTAAAAAGAATAGCAACACTCAATCCATACAACAGAGTGGAAGCGGAAACCATCGCTTTCAGTGAAGGACTTAAAACCGAAAAAATGACCGAGTGGGAAAGAAATAATCCTTACGACACAGGCAAAAAAATCACCGACCGAATGGTCGTTTCATCCATCAACAACGGCGATTATCTGAAGGTTCAGGGTGTAGATTTTTCAAAAGGAACTCAATCCATAGAAGTTTCTGTGGCTGCAATGTACGGCGGAACGATTGAAATCCGCACAGACACAATTGACGGACCAATTTTAGGAACTGTAAAAGTTACCGGAAAAGCGGAAGGCGATATTTTTAAAACTATCAAAGCTTCGGTAAAAAATATCAAAGGCGTTCACGATTTGTATTTTGTTTTTAAAGGTGACAGAGATCTTTTCTATTTCGATTGGTGGAAATTCAGTGCAGATTAAGTTGGATTGAAGCTGAATTCAGGAATATCAATAGGAATGGGCTTTAGCCCATTTAATAAAATAGAATACGGTTGGCTTAGCCAAAATTTAATTTTTTTGTTATGAGTTACATTAATATTATTAGTTAAAATTTTAAAAATGTTAAGATTTAAACTCTTTATTCTCAGTTTTTTCATTGCTGGATGCTATTTAAATGCACAGTCAACTGTTTGGTTAGACCAGTTGGATTTAAGCGTGGCAACACAGGGACACGGAAAACCGGGCATCAATACCTCAGTTGACGGAAAGCCTTTGACGATTGCCGGCGAAGTTTTCAAAAGAGGTTTCGGAACCCACGCAGAAAGTTCTTTATTGATTAAATTAAATGGAAAAGCTAAAAAATTCTCTGCTTCGGTAGGAATAGACGACGAAATCAAAGGGCAAAATCCCGCCGCAGAATTTGAAATTTACGGTGACAACAAAAAACTCTGGTCAAGCGGAATCATGCATTTGGGAGACAAAGCAAAGCCTGTTTCCGTTTCGCTGAAAGGAATTAAACAATTAGAATTAGTCGTAACAGACGGCGGAAACGGGCCTTATTATGACCACGCCGATTGGGCAGATGCTAAATTTGAAATTTCAGACGGTGCAAAACTGATAACATTTAACCCTATTTCATCAGTGCCTTATATTTTGACGCCAAAACCAAGTGACAAGCCTAAAATTAATTCAGCAGGCGTTTACGGTGTTCGTCCCGGCTCACCTTTTTTGTTCAGGGTTGCAGCAACGGGTGACAGGCCAATGACTTTTACGGCGAAAAATCTTCCCGAAGGCTTAAAGATAGATTCACAAACCGGAATTATCACCGGAAAAATAGATTCAAAAGGAACCTATGAAGTTCTTTTATCTGCTAAAAATGCAAAAGGTTCAGCCTCAAAAAAATTAAGAATAGAAAGCGGTGATAAAATAGCTTTGACACCCACAATGGGCTGGAACAGCTGGAACTGTTTCGGGCACGAAGTTTCGGCTGACAAAGTAAAACGTGCAGCCGATGCTTTGGTAAAAACCGGTCTCGTAAACCACGGCTGGAATTATATTAATATTGATGATTCCTGGCAATTTAACAGAGACGGAAAAGACCCTTCTTTCAAAGGGGAAATGCGCGATGAAAACGGTTATATTTTAACCAATTCAAAATTCCCTGATATGAAGGAATTAACTAATTATTTTCATTCAAAAGGTCTGAAAGCAGGAATTTATTCTTCTCCCGGACCCTGGACGTGTGGCGGTTGCGCAGGAAGCTACGGCTACGAAAAACAGGATGCCGAAAGCTACGCAAAATGGGGAATTGATTATCTGAAATATGACTGGTGCAGCTATGGTGGCGTGATTGACGGTTTGCCCGATAACGACCCAAACAAAGTTGCTTCACTCAATTTTCAAGGCGGAGGCGATTTGGATAAAGGCGTGAAACCATTCAAGTTAATGGGAGATTTATTAAAAAATCAGCCTCGTGATATTGTGTATAATCTTTGTCAGTACGGGATGGGCGATGTCTGGAAATGGGGAAATGATGCCGATGCACAATCCTGGCGAACCACCAATGACATTACCGATACCTGGGCAAGTGTTAAAAATATTGCTTTAGCTCAGGACAAAGCTGCTCCCTACGCAAAACCGGGCAATTGGAACGACCCCGATATGTTGGTGGTAGGTGTTGTGGGCTGGGGAAATCCGCATCAGAGCCGGTTGAAACCGGATGAACAATATTTACACATCAGTCTATGGAGTATTTTTTCAGCGCCGTTACTGATTGGCTGTGACCTTGAGAAACTGGATGATTTTACTTTAAATCTTTTAACGAACGATGAAGTGATTGCTGTCAATCAGGATGTTTTGGGAAAACAGGGTGTTTGCCTGCAGACTATTGGTGATATGAAAATTTATGTTAAAGAACTGGAAGATGGTGGAAAAGCGGTTGCTTTTGCCAATTTCGGACGGGAAAAAATAAAGATGCCTTACAAAGATTTCAAACACCTCGGAATTTCCGGTCGTCAAACAGTGAGGGATCTTTGGAGACAAAAGGATATTGCAAACCTCAATACATCGAATCAGGCACTATCATTGGATATTCCGGCGCATGGTGTGGCTTATTATAAATTCATTTCATCAAAATAATTTAAATATGATTCAATTTAAATCAAAATATATCGTATTATCATTTTTATTAGCAGAAATTTGTATTTCTGCTCAAAATCCGGTGATTCAGACGCATTTTACGCCAGATCCTGCGCCGATGATTTATAAAAATAAAATGTATGTCTACACCGGAGACGATATTCCCGGCTATGATTTTTATTATATGACGAAATGGAGGGTATACTCATCAGACGATATGGTCAACTGGACCGACCACGGTTCTCCGCTTTCACTGGAATCTTTCAATTGGGCTCGTGACAGAGCCTGGGCGGCGCAATGTGTGGAACGTAATGGTAAATTTTATTGGTATATCTGCGTTCAGACCGTTGACAACAATATGGCGATTGGCGTGGCGGTTTCAGACAGTCCGACAGGTCCGTTTAAAGATGCACTCGGAAAACCATTAGTGACAACAGGAACATGGGACAATATCGACCCGACGGTTTTTATTGGTGATGACGGACAAGCCTATCTGTATTGGGGAAACAGTAAATTATTTTATGTGAAACTCAACAAAGATATGGTTTCCTATGAAGGAAAAATCACCGAAATTCCACAATCAGTGGAAGCTTTTGGCGGATTGAGACGTCCCGGAAGAAGTGATGAGGTTTTGCAGAAACAGGAACAGTTTAAAGATGTTTTTGTGGAAGGACCATGGTTCTACAAACGCAACAAACAATATTATATGATGTATGCCGGAATGACCGACCGAACCGAATGTCTGTCATATTCCGTAAGCGATTCACCGACCGGACCGTGGAGATATCAGGGAAAAATAATGACCGGCCAGCCAACCAACAGTTTTACCAACCACGGCGGAATTATCGATTTTAAAGGGAAATCCTACCTGTTTTATCATACCGGATTATTACCAGGCGCAGGAAGCTACGGAAGGTCGACATCCATTGAAGAATTCAAATACAATCCGGATGGAAGCATTCCAAAAATTTCTATGACCAAAGAAGGCGTAAGTCCGGTCGGAACTTTAAATCCTTATCAAAGAAACGAAGCGGAAACTATAGCATGGTCAGAGAAATGCAGTACTTCCGAAAACAAAAAAACAGGAGTTTATGTTTCCGATACCAGAGTGGGAGGTTACATCAAAGTCCGTTCGGTGAATTTTGAAAAAGGAGCTTCTGAATTTTCAGCTTCAATTGCGGCAGGTATTGATGGAGGAATTTTAGAAGTAAGATTGGATAAATTAGACGGAAATAAAATTGCTGAAATTGGAGTACCGAGAACCGGCGGTTGGGAAGAATTTAAAACCTTAACATCAAAAATTTCAGAATCGGTTTCTGGTATTCGCGATGTGTATTTTGTATTTAAAGGAAAAAACATTACAGCCGGAAGAGTGCTTTTCAATTTCGACCACTGGAGTTTTAAAAAGAAATAAGATAAAAATTCCCTGCCTTTGGAGGGGTGGCGAAAATTCAAAGAATTTTTGACGGGGTGGTTTATTAGAATTACGTGATAAAAATAATACAGCTTCTACAAGCGTTAGCGGCTTTGTGAAACATAAAAAAAATAAAAGCTTTGTGTTCTTAGTGTTCAAAAAAAGTTAAAATGAAAAAAACAATAAAAACAATACTCAATCTCTGTTTAATAGGATATTCGGGAATATTATTTTCTCAGAATCCTATCATTCAGACCAATTATACCGCCGACCCGGCGCCGATGGTTTATAACGACAGGCTTTACGTTTACACCACCCATGATGAAGACGATTCCACATGGTTTACAATGAACGACTGGAAAGTTTATTCCACCAACGATATGGTGAACTGGACCGATCACGGAACCATTCTTTCCTACAACGATTTTGACTGGGCAAAACGTGATGCATGGGCGGCACAGTGTGTTGAAAGGAACGGAAAATTCTTTATGTATGTTCCGATGTGGTCCAAAACCAATAATAAGGGCGCTATTGGCGTTGCAGTGGGCGAAAGTCCGCTCGGTCCTTTCCACGATCCGCTTGGAAAACCTTTAGTCCAAAGTGAATGGGGCGATATTGACCCGACGGTTTTCGTGGATGATGACGGACAGGCGCATATGTATTGGGGAAATCCGAAGCTGAAATATGTTAAACTCAATGAAAATATGATTTCCTATTCCGGCGATATTGTTGAAGTGCCGATGACCGCAGAATCTTTCGGAAAGAGAGATGGAAAAGAAAATCCTGAAAGACCCACCAAATACGAGGAAGGGCCTTGGCTGTACAAAAGAAAAAATCTGTATTACCTTTTCTGGCCGGGCGGTCCGCTCCCTGAATTCATTGGATATTCCACAAGCAAAAGCGCACAGGGGCCGTGGAAATACGGTGGAATTGTAATGCCAACCGAAGGGAAATCTTTTACCAATCATCCCGGAGTTGTCGATTTCAGAGGGAAAACTTATTTCTTTTATCACAACGGCGCTTTGCCAGGCGGAAGCGGTTTCACAAGGTCGGTGAGTGTGGAAG
Above is a genomic segment from Chryseobacterium geocarposphaerae containing:
- a CDS encoding glycoside hydrolase family 43 protein; this translates as MKFLNLITILGFFQLSFAQNPIIQTKFTADPAPMVYKDTVFLYTSHDEDDAFGFKMKDWLLYTSTDMVNWTDHGIVASLKDFKWTDPENGAWAPQVIERNGKFYMYCPMPGQRGIGVLVADSPYGPFKDPIGKPLVKNSSDDIDPTVFIDDDGQAYLYWGNPNLWYVKLNEDMISVNGSIIKDPSIAKVKGSPDPFHYQEGPWVWKRNNHYYLAYASTCCPEGIGYAMGKSATGPWEYKGMIMDSDKRSNGNHPGVIDYKGKTYVFGFNYNIGKQTMSKHYERRSVCVSEMKYNADGTIQKLPFWNPEGVKRIATLNPYNRVEAETIAFSEGLKTEKMTEWERNNPYDTGKKITDRMVVSSINNGDYLKVQGVDFSKGTQSIEVSVAAMYGGTIEIRTDTIDGPILGTVKVTGKAEGDIFKTIKASVKNIKGVHDLYFVFKGDRDLFYFDWWKFSAD
- a CDS encoding NPCBM/NEW2 domain-containing protein, which produces MLRFKLFILSFFIAGCYLNAQSTVWLDQLDLSVATQGHGKPGINTSVDGKPLTIAGEVFKRGFGTHAESSLLIKLNGKAKKFSASVGIDDEIKGQNPAAEFEIYGDNKKLWSSGIMHLGDKAKPVSVSLKGIKQLELVVTDGGNGPYYDHADWADAKFEISDGAKLITFNPISSVPYILTPKPSDKPKINSAGVYGVRPGSPFLFRVAATGDRPMTFTAKNLPEGLKIDSQTGIITGKIDSKGTYEVLLSAKNAKGSASKKLRIESGDKIALTPTMGWNSWNCFGHEVSADKVKRAADALVKTGLVNHGWNYINIDDSWQFNRDGKDPSFKGEMRDENGYILTNSKFPDMKELTNYFHSKGLKAGIYSSPGPWTCGGCAGSYGYEKQDAESYAKWGIDYLKYDWCSYGGVIDGLPDNDPNKVASLNFQGGGDLDKGVKPFKLMGDLLKNQPRDIVYNLCQYGMGDVWKWGNDADAQSWRTTNDITDTWASVKNIALAQDKAAPYAKPGNWNDPDMLVVGVVGWGNPHQSRLKPDEQYLHISLWSIFSAPLLIGCDLEKLDDFTLNLLTNDEVIAVNQDVLGKQGVCLQTIGDMKIYVKELEDGGKAVAFANFGREKIKMPYKDFKHLGISGRQTVRDLWRQKDIANLNTSNQALSLDIPAHGVAYYKFISSK
- a CDS encoding glycoside hydrolase family 43 protein, coding for MIQFKSKYIVLSFLLAEICISAQNPVIQTHFTPDPAPMIYKNKMYVYTGDDIPGYDFYYMTKWRVYSSDDMVNWTDHGSPLSLESFNWARDRAWAAQCVERNGKFYWYICVQTVDNNMAIGVAVSDSPTGPFKDALGKPLVTTGTWDNIDPTVFIGDDGQAYLYWGNSKLFYVKLNKDMVSYEGKITEIPQSVEAFGGLRRPGRSDEVLQKQEQFKDVFVEGPWFYKRNKQYYMMYAGMTDRTECLSYSVSDSPTGPWRYQGKIMTGQPTNSFTNHGGIIDFKGKSYLFYHTGLLPGAGSYGRSTSIEEFKYNPDGSIPKISMTKEGVSPVGTLNPYQRNEAETIAWSEKCSTSENKKTGVYVSDTRVGGYIKVRSVNFEKGASEFSASIAAGIDGGILEVRLDKLDGNKIAEIGVPRTGGWEEFKTLTSKISESVSGIRDVYFVFKGKNITAGRVLFNFDHWSFKKK
- a CDS encoding glycoside hydrolase family 43 protein — its product is MKKTIKTILNLCLIGYSGILFSQNPIIQTNYTADPAPMVYNDRLYVYTTHDEDDSTWFTMNDWKVYSTNDMVNWTDHGTILSYNDFDWAKRDAWAAQCVERNGKFFMYVPMWSKTNNKGAIGVAVGESPLGPFHDPLGKPLVQSEWGDIDPTVFVDDDGQAHMYWGNPKLKYVKLNENMISYSGDIVEVPMTAESFGKRDGKENPERPTKYEEGPWLYKRKNLYYLFWPGGPLPEFIGYSTSKSAQGPWKYGGIVMPTEGKSFTNHPGVVDFRGKTYFFYHNGALPGGSGFTRSVSVEELNFNKDGSISPIKMTNGITKAIATINPYSFNQAETIAWSENVKSYQNKEAGVFIKAKKSGAYTSVKNVDFGKKGASIFSARVGTTHNSEVTMDVHLDSFSGPVIATVKVPLTGGDDRWETVKTELKEKITGVHDVYFVYNGKAAKDIMFFDYWTFLETY